The stretch of DNA TATTAATCTGCCACTTATTCAAGACGAATTAGCCGTAAGGTTTAATGTTAATAAACTATCCAGCCCAGGTTTTATTGATTACACCACTGTACTAAAAACTCCGGGACAATCTTCAGCTGATCCTGACTGGAGTGATTCAAATGCCGTTAATGAAAATTTAAAAACCGTTAAAGATGCCAACACTGAAGATACTTTAACCGCAAGGGTCGCCGTAACGTGGGCACCGACGGACAATTTTAACGCATCGATAAATTACATATATCAAAACAAAGAAGTTGGTGGCAACGCCATTGATCAGTTTAATACGCTATCAGCTGAAAACCCTTTATCAGCGTTTGTTCAGCCTTATCAGAATGTAATGCGATATGAGGAGCCGGGTGAACAAATCGATCACCTAATTAGCGCTGAGTTATCGTTAAATCTAGGTTATGCCGAATTAGTTTCTGCGACTGGCTTTACAAAATTTGAACAAACCGGACAACGTGATCAAACAGATCTCCTTATGCAGGATATTTGGACTGGTTATGCAGACTTTCCTGCCTATACTCGCGACTTTGGAGAAGGCGACTCTTTTAGCCAAGAGTTCAGATTAGTATCAAATAATGAGCAAAATTTAACTTGGATCGTGGGTGTTTTTTATTCTGACTCACAGTATGACTTCGATGACCGTGAATATATGCCAGGCGCAACACTTGAATGGTATAACGATGATTACGAAAACCTAGATTACGATCTTGAATATATAGCGACTGGATTTAACAAAAGCAAAGAGTCTGCTCTATTTGGAGAGCTTACTTACGCGGTTTCTGAACAATTGGAATTAACAGTCGGCACTCGTCTATATAAATACGATGTAAATACTGTATCCGCAGCAGCAGCCCCACTCGATGTTGATACGGTTGTAACTTTAGATGATCTGCAATTTGAAACCGTAACAGCCTCTGACTCTGGTAATCTTTTTAAATTTAACGCTAGTTATCAATTTGATGACAATGTTATTGGTTATTTTACCATTAGTGAAGGTTTCAGACTTGGCGGTGGTAACGGTATCATTGCTTGTACCGATCCGGTAACTGCACAGGTATGCGCATTGCCAAATGAAGTTGAATATCAACCAGATACAACGCAAAACACAGAGCTCGGACTGAAGAGTACTTGGTTTAACAACAAGCTACATATAAACGCATCCATATTTAACGTTGATTGGAATGATGCTCAAATTAGTGCGGCTACCGTTTATGGTGCCGAGCCTATTACTTTGAATGCCGGTAAA from Psychrosphaera aestuarii encodes:
- a CDS encoding TonB-dependent receptor translates to MQYTSNLLFKSSILSIAIASSFTSYAKIANDSKGVNQIEKIEVTASRRSGTLQEVPMNISALDGDIMKQQNIYSQEDMARWVPGLTIADQGGREGASIIVRGLNTNSSDRAADGGTVATYLGDIAFDTDLRLIDIQRVEVLIGPQGTLYGTGSLGGAIRYILNEPALDESNMAVSLDTFSLAESEDFGTEASAIINLPLIQDELAVRFNVNKLSSPGFIDYTTVLKTPGQSSADPDWSDSNAVNENLKTVKDANTEDTLTARVAVTWAPTDNFNASINYIYQNKEVGGNAIDQFNTLSAENPLSAFVQPYQNVMRYEEPGEQIDHLISAELSLNLGYAELVSATGFTKFEQTGQRDQTDLLMQDIWTGYADFPAYTRDFGEGDSFSQEFRLVSNNEQNLTWIVGVFYSDSQYDFDDREYMPGATLEWYNDDYENLDYDLEYIATGFNKSKESALFGELTYAVSEQLELTVGTRLYKYDVNTVSAAAAPLDVDTVVTLDDLQFETVTASDSGNLFKFNASYQFDDNVIGYFTISEGFRLGGGNGIIACTDPVTAQVCALPNEVEYQPDTTQNTELGLKSTWFNNKLHINASIFNVDWNDAQISAATVYGAEPITLNAGKAKSQGFELSSRTTLLKDWAIFASFSYAKAELTEDAPFLFKVAGDAGSALQDFYDGKDGDRLPGAPEQQFTFGVNYQTDVLNDKLLSVNYGLTAQSDVYTKVGLRADGEILPGYALSNLSATLSDDNWSVTAYVDNVFNKYAYTANRRDPSWSGNAVFASENKDLTELGRTYGHYVVKPRSIGVKVNYQFDL